The proteins below come from a single Sphingomicrobium sediminis genomic window:
- a CDS encoding CoA pyrophosphatase, with protein MPLYDRLRAALDRPTGRALLHGDLDPDETPDATPAAVLVPITYRHVDTVPGPGFILTKRNANMRNHAGQVSFPGGRIDSGETAVEAALREAEEEIALPRDKVKLVGAMDPYVTGTGFHVLPVIGLVEPDLPLVANEAEVDHWFEVPMGHLLDPKHHREEEVLYKGRQRRYWRIDYQDYDIWGATAAMIVNLSRRLNT; from the coding sequence ATGCCTCTTTACGACCGACTCCGTGCCGCACTGGACCGGCCTACAGGCCGCGCTTTGCTGCATGGCGATCTCGATCCCGACGAAACCCCCGATGCCACGCCCGCCGCGGTGCTGGTGCCAATCACCTATCGCCATGTCGACACGGTACCGGGACCCGGCTTCATCCTCACCAAGCGCAACGCCAACATGCGCAACCATGCCGGCCAGGTCAGCTTCCCCGGCGGCCGCATCGATAGTGGGGAAACCGCGGTCGAGGCAGCATTGCGCGAGGCCGAGGAAGAAATCGCCCTGCCTCGCGACAAGGTCAAACTGGTCGGCGCCATGGATCCCTACGTCACCGGCACCGGCTTCCATGTCCTGCCCGTCATCGGCCTCGTCGAACCCGATTTGCCGCTGGTCGCCAACGAGGCCGAGGTCGACCATTGGTTCGAGGTGCCGATGGGCCACTTGCTCGACCCGAAACATCATCGCGAAGAAGAAGTGCTCTACAAAGGGCGCCAGCGGCGCTACTGGCGCATCGATTACCAAGATTACGATATATGGGGCGCGACCGCTGCCATGATCGTCAACCTGTCGAGGCGTCTGAACACATGA
- a CDS encoding DUF1285 domain-containing protein, translating into MPETKKQPRLDAPSLAAFAKELETGGGPPPVDQWNPDHCGDSEMRIAADGRWYHQGGLIKRPAMVRLFSSVLRREEDGGYVLVTPVEKLSIEVEHLPFRAVVMKHEGKGKKRRIGFELNTGEALIANADHPIRMVKGERGPSPRLLVRGRLEAEIERPLYYELAEIAIQEGADPPGIWSDGTFFAFD; encoded by the coding sequence ATGCCGGAAACCAAGAAACAGCCCCGCCTCGATGCCCCCTCGCTCGCCGCGTTTGCAAAAGAGCTCGAAACCGGCGGCGGCCCGCCGCCTGTCGACCAGTGGAACCCCGACCATTGCGGCGACAGCGAAATGCGCATCGCTGCCGACGGGCGTTGGTATCACCAGGGCGGCCTCATCAAACGCCCCGCGATGGTCCGGCTCTTTTCCAGCGTCCTACGGCGCGAGGAGGATGGCGGCTACGTGCTGGTCACGCCGGTCGAGAAACTCTCGATCGAGGTCGAACACCTCCCCTTCCGCGCCGTCGTCATGAAACATGAGGGCAAGGGCAAGAAACGCCGCATCGGCTTCGAACTCAATACGGGCGAGGCGCTGATCGCCAATGCCGACCATCCGATCCGCATGGTCAAAGGCGAACGCGGCCCCTCGCCACGCCTGCTCGTGCGCGGCCGGCTCGAAGCCGAGATCGAGCGCCCGCTTTATTACGAGCTTGCCGAAATCGCGATTCAAGAAGGCGCCGACCCGCCCGGCATTTGGTCGGATGGCACTTTCTTCGCCTTCGACTGA
- a CDS encoding SDR family NAD(P)-dependent oxidoreductase has translation MEKCALVTGSRHRVGAAIARHLADAGWRVFAHVRRGEDDVPEGCERVVADLEAPDCAARLFDQIGDVQVGLLVNNASLFEPDDLGTPDVDAFDRQMRVNARAPMLLTSAFAARHVGGGDALIVNISDAKLAAPNPDYLSYTLSKGALSTLTETSARALAHEGIRVNAVAPAVMLPSGPMSNEDFAEVHDFNPLRRGVGVDDLLAALDSLIANPVLTGQTLLLDAGQRFMALDRDVAFLKDEE, from the coding sequence ATGGAAAAATGCGCCCTTGTCACCGGATCGCGCCACCGTGTCGGTGCCGCCATCGCCAGACACCTGGCGGATGCGGGCTGGCGCGTGTTCGCGCATGTGCGCCGCGGCGAGGATGACGTGCCGGAAGGGTGCGAGCGGGTGGTCGCGGACCTCGAGGCGCCCGATTGCGCCGCGCGCCTGTTCGACCAGATCGGCGATGTTCAGGTGGGGCTGCTCGTCAACAATGCCAGCCTGTTCGAGCCTGATGATTTGGGTACGCCGGATGTCGATGCCTTCGATCGGCAGATGCGGGTCAATGCTCGCGCGCCCATGCTGCTCACCAGCGCCTTTGCCGCGCGGCATGTGGGCGGGGGCGATGCACTGATCGTCAATATCTCCGACGCCAAGCTGGCGGCGCCCAATCCCGATTATCTTAGCTATACGCTCAGCAAGGGCGCGCTCTCGACACTGACGGAGACGAGTGCGCGGGCGCTGGCTCACGAGGGGATTCGGGTCAATGCGGTCGCCCCTGCGGTCATGTTGCCCTCCGGGCCCATGAGTAATGAAGACTTCGCGGAGGTGCACGATTTCAACCCGCTGCGTCGCGGGGTGGGGGTGGACGACCTTCTGGCTGCGCTCGACAGCCTCATCGCCAACCCTGTCCTCACCGGGCAGACCCTATTGTTGGACGCCGGCCAGCGCTTCATGGCGCTGGATCGCGACGTCGCTTTCTTGAAGGATGAAGAATGA